The Thermincola ferriacetica genome segment AGATTACTGATGATATCCTAGATTTGATTGCCGAAGAAAAAGAACTGGGGAAACCTGTTGGCAGCGACTTGCGGCAAGGGGTTGTCACGTTACCGGTAATCTTTGCTTTACAAAAAAGCCCGCGCAAAGAATGGCTGGCTGAAGTTGTTGGAAAACCAGACAAGAAAGAGGGTGAAGTCCTAGAGGCTATTGATGAAATAAAAAAATGCGGGGCCATCGAATATTCTTTTGGCGTGTCCCAAAGATATTTGATCAAGGCTAAGCAACGGCTGGAAATACTGCCTGAAAGTAATGCAAAAAAGAGTTTAGCGCTTATTGCAGATTTTATTAACATCAGGACTTATTAGAGAAAATTGGCAATTGAGAAATGAATCAAAAAATTCTTACATCCAAAGAAGGGATTTTGCAATTTTTGTAGAAATTCATTGTTTATTAGGAGAGGCCAAAACTTAGTATTTTTAATTCTATCTATTTTTTGTGCTTCTTATTTTTATCTTTTGATATGTGAATTGCATTACAAGAAATTTTGGGGTGAGGAGGCTAGTTTGGGATGGGTATCCGAGACAAATTTAAGTTTGATTTATCAAAGACCGAGGATAAACTGAAACTGTTTATCCTGGTAAGCGGCGCTCTTTTGTTTATCCTGGTTGCTGCTGTGGCGGGGATTTCATTAACCATGTCCCCAGAATTCTGTGTCTTATGTCATGACGCCATGCAGCCCGAATACGTGACGTGGAAAGTATCATCACACAGTAATATTCGCTGTGTGGACTGTCACATGGAGCCGGGTGTAGTTAACATATTAATAGAAAAAGTAATGGCTTCCAAACACTTAATTAATTATGCCATAACCAAGGAATATAAGGAAGAGAAACCTCTGCACATGAAAAACGAACTGCCAAGCCATCTCTGTGAGAAGTGTCATAATGTGAAGAACCGGAACTTCACACTCTCTGGTGATCTCATTGTGCCGCACGAGTTGCACGGAGAAAAAGGAGTAGGATGCGTGAAGTGCCACTCCGGTGTTGCCCATGGTAATATTTACAAGAGGGGTGTCAGTGTTGGCGACATTGGAGCATGGACCTTGGAAGACGGAAAGAAAAATATGGCTAAGCAATTTACTCAGCCGGATATGGATGTCTGTGTGGAATGTCACATGAACCCGGCCAAGTTCGGCGTGCAAGGGGTTAAAAGCGTTACCTTCCGCTGCGAAGCTTGTCATAAATCAATCTTTACTCCGGAAAACCATAAAGACAAAGGCTGGACCTCCCAGGGCTTACATGGTGTGAGCGCCGAGTCCGGCGACAAAGAGTTCAAGGGCTGCGTAATGTGCCACAGCATCGGTGTGAAGACCGAGAAGATTGCTACCGGCAACAAGGTTAAGGACTTTGCTTGGGGTAATCAGTTCTGCTCCAGTTGTCATGCCAAACTGCCGCCAAGCCATGCACAGAGAGATGTCTGGATGCCGAACCACAAAAAAGTTGTGGCCACCAAGGGCATGAAGAACTGTGAAGCATGCCACAGCCTGAAGGCTCCCGAAGGAAAGGTTTCTGCACCCGCCGGTCTCTATTGCAACAAGTGTCACTGGTTCAAGTAGAATTCATTTCACCTGACGCGCTTTATTTACTGCACGATATCCACCAGGGGACTTGGCTGAATGTCCACTAGGGAGGAACCTTGATGAAGTTACCTCAATGGAGCTTGTTTAAAAAACTGGATCTTTCAAAGACGGAAGACAGGCTGAAACTATTTATTCTTGTATCTGCTGTCTGTACCTTTATGTTAATAGCTGTGGCCGGCGCCATTCGGGTTACCATGGAACCATCATTTTGTGGCAAATGCCATGTAATGAGGCCTGAATATGTAACGTGGGAGGCTTCCTCCCACGTTCAGGTTGCCTGCACCGACTGTCACATTAAGCCGGGTCTGGGCAACCTGATTATACATAAGATTGCGGCGCTCAAGGAGTTGGCCCTGTATTTTACGAACACTTATGATCGTCCGATAAAAATGAGCCATAAGCTTCCCGATGAGGTCTGTACGCAGTGCCATTCAACCTTTCGTGAATATACTCCGTCGGGTGATTTAATAATTCCCCATGAGCGCCACGCGGCTAAAGGTGTAATGTGCGTGGAATGCCATTCGGGAGTGGCCCACGGTAATATTGTCAGACGGGGTTTAACCAGGGACGGGAATTATGCGGCCTGGACCACTGCTGTCGGGAAACAGCAAATGGCCAAGGATTTTACCGAGCCGAAAATGAATGTCTGTATGGACTGCCACAGTAAACGTAAGGTAACAAATGCCTGCGAGGCTTGCCATACATCGATTACCATGCCGCCTGACCATAAAGTCAAGGGTTTTGGCGTCACCCACGGGAAACTGGCTAAGAAGGATATAAGTTATTGTAACAAGTGTCACTCTTATGCAGTGGCCGGAAATGAAATCCCCGGAGTCAGCAAAGTTGCCGAATATGCCAGGGGGAATTCCTTCTGTTACAACTGCCATATGAAACGACCCGATGGCCATACTGAAGACTGGCGTGTCATTCATAAGCGGTCTGCCAAAAACAATGTTGACGGATGCTTAGTATGCCATAACAATACTCCGCCCAGGAAAGAGGACCTGGCGACTCCGACCTATTGTCAGCAATGCCATGGTGCTGTGGCCAAAGCTGAAACATCTAACAGCGGTGTTGTACAGAAGAGCGGCGTTCCGCAAGCGGAGAAGCAGGCGGCGAAGCCGGGCAACACGGCTGACGACTTTAAGAAAACCAAAGCCCACCCGCCAGGCTGGAGAAAACAGCACCCACAGTTTATTAAGACTGAAGGGATTGCCAGGGGCAGATGTTTCTCCTGCCACGATACAACCAACTGTTCACGGTGCCATACGGGAACGAATTAAAATTTGTCGAATTATGTAAATAAAAAGTTGGTGGAATAAGGAAAAAAGCAGTGGATTTTTATGGTGTTTTAGGATTATAATATAATTAACCGCAGAAGAAAATTGAAGAGCAGGAGAATTATCATTCTCCTGCTTTTTCAGGCCTTTTTAGACTGGTATTTTCATCCTCTGGGACCACCAAATACCTCAGTTGGCGGACTTTGAAAAAGCCCTGTGTGCGTACCAAAACCAAAATTTAGAAGGGGTTTATAAATTTTTGGCGAATCAATTAATTAGAAGAATTGAACATAAAATCCACTGCCCCCCTAATCTTTTTTCACCAACCATACGATATATAAATATAGATAGAAATCTAGATTAGCCGCACCAGTTGTTGTGGAAAGGTGGCGAAAGGAGCCGATAATAATGGGGCGTAACAGGATATTGATGTTCGGTCTCCTTACGGTAGTAGTGGTTGGGATTCTTGTATCCTTACCGGCGGTCCGGCAGGAGCTACGCCAAATACTTAATACTATACAACTTTATATTAGCGATAACCCCACCGGTCCCAAGCTGCCGGACAGGGAGAACGATAAAAAAGAATGTGGTTACTGCCATTCCGATAAAAGCAGGGACTTCAGTAAAAAGTATCAACACGCCCCCTTTGCCAAGTGGTTCTGCAAGGACTGCCACGCTTCCCACACCGTGGGCAGCGGAAAATACGAGTACGTGGTGGAAATTGATAAGCTTTGTACCACTTGCCACTTTAACCGGAAACCAAACGCGCTTTATCCATACCAACATATGCCCTACCAGAAAGGCCACTGCACCGATTGTCATGACCCACATGCATCAGATTACGAATACTTGCTACGTATGCCACAAAAGGAACTTTGTACAAGCTGTCACCGAATGGAAATTTTCTGGAATTTTTCTGTTAAACATAAACCTTATGAAATTG includes the following:
- the imdcA gene encoding inner-membrane decaheme cytochrome A codes for the protein MGIRDKFKFDLSKTEDKLKLFILVSGALLFILVAAVAGISLTMSPEFCVLCHDAMQPEYVTWKVSSHSNIRCVDCHMEPGVVNILIEKVMASKHLINYAITKEYKEEKPLHMKNELPSHLCEKCHNVKNRNFTLSGDLIVPHELHGEKGVGCVKCHSGVAHGNIYKRGVSVGDIGAWTLEDGKKNMAKQFTQPDMDVCVECHMNPAKFGVQGVKSVTFRCEACHKSIFTPENHKDKGWTSQGLHGVSAESGDKEFKGCVMCHSIGVKTEKIATGNKVKDFAWGNQFCSSCHAKLPPSHAQRDVWMPNHKKVVATKGMKNCEACHSLKAPEGKVSAPAGLYCNKCHWFK
- a CDS encoding NapC/NirT family cytochrome c, which encodes MKLPQWSLFKKLDLSKTEDRLKLFILVSAVCTFMLIAVAGAIRVTMEPSFCGKCHVMRPEYVTWEASSHVQVACTDCHIKPGLGNLIIHKIAALKELALYFTNTYDRPIKMSHKLPDEVCTQCHSTFREYTPSGDLIIPHERHAAKGVMCVECHSGVAHGNIVRRGLTRDGNYAAWTTAVGKQQMAKDFTEPKMNVCMDCHSKRKVTNACEACHTSITMPPDHKVKGFGVTHGKLAKKDISYCNKCHSYAVAGNEIPGVSKVAEYARGNSFCYNCHMKRPDGHTEDWRVIHKRSAKNNVDGCLVCHNNTPPRKEDLATPTYCQQCHGAVAKAETSNSGVVQKSGVPQAEKQAAKPGNTADDFKKTKAHPPGWRKQHPQFIKTEGIARGRCFSCHDTTNCSRCHTGTN